Proteins from a genomic interval of Desulfurispira natronophila:
- a CDS encoding hydrogenase subunit MbhD domain-containing protein, with translation MIAVGVLIDVLLALGLVWLGWRTLQHPQLFRALVFFVVFGLVMAISWARLHAPDLALVEAAVGAGLTGALLLNTYRDLERGHVNHWDEVRDDLDSYARPVAQGFLLASVLALLTLLGWSLWHLPPSDLVVAAAVKEHLGVSGASHPVTAVLLNFRGYDTLLEIVVLFIAIVGVWSFHVLSAIDDGSMLPLDSSELLNSLVHRLVPLIIIVASYLLWVGAHGPGGAFQAGAVLASIGIIFSLTGSLAPTTQSTLGVRFFVALGLLVFLGVGLTLLVVGEGFLHYPHELAGALILTIELALMISIALVLVLLFNNAAGVRRR, from the coding sequence ATGATCGCTGTGGGAGTTTTGATCGATGTCCTGCTTGCCCTTGGTCTTGTGTGGCTTGGTTGGCGCACTCTTCAGCACCCACAGCTTTTTCGCGCCTTGGTCTTTTTTGTGGTTTTTGGCTTGGTGATGGCTATCTCCTGGGCTCGTTTGCACGCTCCAGATTTGGCCCTGGTAGAAGCAGCTGTAGGTGCTGGCCTCACCGGAGCCCTGCTCCTGAACACCTATCGCGACCTGGAGCGGGGGCATGTGAACCACTGGGATGAGGTGCGTGACGATCTTGACTCCTACGCCCGCCCGGTAGCCCAGGGATTTTTACTGGCCAGTGTACTGGCCTTGCTGACTCTACTGGGATGGTCCCTGTGGCATCTCCCCCCGTCGGATCTGGTGGTTGCCGCAGCGGTAAAGGAACATTTGGGCGTCAGCGGTGCCTCACATCCAGTAACTGCTGTACTGCTTAATTTTCGCGGTTACGATACCCTGCTGGAAATTGTGGTGCTCTTTATTGCCATTGTTGGGGTGTGGAGCTTTCATGTGTTGTCAGCTATTGATGACGGAAGTATGTTGCCCCTTGACTCATCGGAACTCCTTAACTCCCTGGTTCACCGCTTGGTTCCTCTGATAATCATAGTGGCGAGCTACCTACTGTGGGTAGGAGCCCACGGCCCCGGTGGTGCCTTCCAAGCAGGGGCGGTTCTGGCTTCCATTGGCATTATATTCAGCCTGACGGGATCTCTGGCCCCCACCACTCAATCAACACTGGGGGTACGATTCTTTGTGGCCCTGGGGTTGCTGGTCTTTCTGGGAGTGGGGCTGACGCTGTTGGTGGTAGGAGAAGGCTTTCTTCACTATCCCCACGAGTTGGCGGGAGCTTTGATCCTTACTATTGAACTGGCCCTGATGATCTCCATCGCCCTGGTGCTGGTGCTTTTATTCAACAACGCAGCGGGGGTACGGCGACGATGA
- the pseF gene encoding pseudaminic acid cytidylyltransferase: MNIAIIPARGGSKRIPRKNIRTFHGKPIIGWSIELALASKLFEQVIVSTDCPDIAAVAREFGAEVPFMRPAELSDDHTGTAPVVAHAIQWLADQGQPCTHACCIYATAPFLRQQYLQEGLRALQQDSTKHFAFSVTSFAFPIFRALKIENRQLGMLWPEHAQTRSQDLPEAYHDAGQFYWGIAQAWQEQLPLFASHSAPVILPRHLVQDIDTLEDWQRAELMFEVQQRLESRP; the protein is encoded by the coding sequence ATGAACATCGCCATTATCCCCGCCCGCGGTGGGAGCAAGCGCATACCCAGGAAAAATATTCGAACATTTCACGGCAAGCCGATTATTGGCTGGTCCATAGAGCTGGCCCTTGCCAGTAAACTGTTTGAGCAGGTGATCGTATCCACCGACTGCCCCGATATAGCCGCTGTGGCCAGGGAGTTTGGCGCTGAAGTTCCCTTTATGCGACCTGCAGAACTTTCCGATGACCACACGGGCACGGCTCCGGTCGTGGCGCACGCCATCCAGTGGCTGGCTGACCAGGGGCAGCCGTGTACACACGCCTGCTGTATCTACGCCACCGCACCCTTTCTGCGTCAGCAATATCTGCAGGAGGGGCTGCGCGCACTCCAGCAGGATAGCACCAAGCACTTTGCCTTTTCCGTTACCAGCTTTGCCTTTCCCATCTTTCGTGCATTGAAAATTGAAAACAGACAACTCGGCATGCTCTGGCCGGAGCATGCCCAAACCCGCTCTCAGGATCTGCCAGAGGCATATCACGATGCGGGACAGTTTTACTGGGGAATCGCTCAGGCCTGGCAAGAGCAGTTGCCCCTCTTTGCCTCCCACTCCGCTCCCGTCATCCTGCCACGGCACCTGGTGCAGGATATCGACACCCTGGAAGACTGGCAGCGGGCGGAATTAATGTTTGAAGTCCAGCAGCGCCTGGAGAGTCGGCCATGA
- the pseB gene encoding UDP-N-acetylglucosamine 4,6-dehydratase (inverting), producing MFNDKSILITGGTGSFGKRYTQTILERYQPRRLIIYSRDELKQFEMQQSFEAPAMRYFLGDVRDQERLKQAMNGVDYVIHAAALKQVPAAEYNPMECIKTNIHGAENVIKAALENNVEKVIALSTDKAANPINLYGATKLASDKLFVAANNIAGRHRTRFAVVRYGNVVGSRGSVVPFFKKLIAEGADALPITDERMTRFWITLQQGVDFVLKNFQRMYGGEIFVPKIPSMRITDLASAMAPDMPAKIIGIRPGEKLHEIMCPADDSHLTLEFHDHYVLQPTIKFFDREYSYQRNMIGEEGKPVVQGFEYNSGTNVNFMSVEELRQLNASL from the coding sequence ATGTTCAACGATAAGTCTATTCTGATTACCGGTGGTACCGGCTCCTTCGGGAAAAGGTATACCCAGACTATTCTGGAGCGCTACCAGCCACGTCGCCTGATCATCTACTCCCGCGATGAACTCAAACAATTTGAAATGCAGCAAAGCTTTGAAGCCCCTGCCATGCGCTACTTCCTCGGGGATGTGCGGGATCAGGAGCGCCTGAAGCAGGCTATGAATGGCGTTGACTACGTTATCCATGCCGCAGCTCTTAAGCAAGTCCCGGCAGCAGAATACAACCCCATGGAGTGTATCAAGACCAACATCCACGGCGCCGAGAACGTCATCAAGGCTGCCTTGGAAAATAACGTGGAGAAGGTCATTGCCCTTTCCACCGACAAAGCCGCCAACCCCATCAATCTGTACGGAGCCACCAAGTTGGCTTCCGATAAACTCTTTGTGGCCGCCAATAACATTGCCGGCCGCCACCGCACCCGCTTTGCCGTCGTGCGCTACGGCAATGTCGTAGGCTCGCGCGGCTCCGTGGTCCCCTTTTTCAAAAAACTCATCGCCGAAGGCGCCGACGCCCTCCCTATAACCGACGAGCGCATGACCCGCTTCTGGATTACCCTGCAACAGGGCGTGGACTTCGTACTGAAAAACTTTCAGCGCATGTACGGCGGCGAGATTTTCGTTCCCAAGATTCCCTCCATGCGCATCACCGATCTGGCCAGTGCCATGGCACCGGATATGCCAGCTAAAATCATCGGCATCCGGCCCGGCGAAAAACTCCATGAGATCATGTGTCCCGCTGATGACTCCCACCTGACCCTGGAGTTTCACGACCACTACGTGCTGCAGCCGACCATCAAGTTTTTCGACAGAGAATACAGCTACCAGCGCAATATGATTGGTGAAGAGGGGAAACCTGTCGTCCAGGGATTTGAGTATAACTCGGGAACCAACGTTAACTTCATGAGTGTGGAAGAGCTGCGTCAGCTGAATGCTTCACTCTAG
- the pseG gene encoding UDP-2,4-diacetamido-2,4,6-trideoxy-beta-L-altropyranose hydrolase has protein sequence MNIIIRADASPGIGTGHVMRCLTLAEELRQRGANVHFLCRAHPGHMGEVISARGFALTLLPAPVMPFDADDYATWLGAPARDDARQIIEALQGMEVAWLIVDHYAIDQHWEQLLRPHTAKILVIDDLANRYHDCDLLLDQTYGRCEEQYRPLVPEHAVLLLGSQYALLRAEFARWRAYSLKRRTSGEFRHLLVTMGGVDAANHTSLVLTALRGCELPPDLKITVILGHGSPHVGEVRRHAASLPWQTEVRCGVDNMAELMAGSDLCIGAAGSTTWERCCLGVPSVVYGSAANQQEILAQLGEHGALLEVRSMESLYTVLMGAVARRESLSQRARALCDQLGGSRVADHLVPVPCERQDVVLRRVQWSDARQLYEWQIHPQTRRHSRNSAPPTWQEHCEWLRARLRNPSSFMYLIEQSGLPVGTVRIDLVDSCQDLYETSISLDPCYYGQGLAQQALVAINRAFAQLSLLAHIKPENAASVKLFSRCGYRQTDETHYLREARHDK, from the coding sequence ATGAATATCATCATCCGCGCCGACGCCTCCCCCGGTATTGGCACCGGGCATGTTATGCGCTGCCTGACCCTGGCCGAAGAGTTGCGCCAGCGTGGCGCGAATGTCCACTTTCTCTGTCGTGCCCACCCCGGCCACATGGGCGAAGTCATCAGCGCGCGGGGATTTGCGTTGACGCTCCTGCCGGCTCCGGTGATGCCCTTCGATGCTGATGATTACGCCACCTGGCTGGGCGCTCCCGCCCGGGATGACGCACGCCAGATCATAGAAGCCTTGCAGGGCATGGAAGTAGCATGGCTCATCGTAGATCACTACGCCATCGATCAGCACTGGGAGCAGCTGTTGCGTCCCCATACGGCAAAGATTCTGGTCATTGACGATCTGGCCAACCGCTATCATGATTGTGACCTGCTGCTGGACCAGACGTATGGACGCTGCGAAGAGCAATACCGTCCTTTGGTGCCGGAGCACGCCGTGCTCCTGCTGGGCAGCCAGTACGCTCTGCTGCGGGCAGAGTTTGCCAGGTGGCGGGCGTATAGTCTCAAGCGACGAACCAGTGGAGAGTTCCGGCACCTGCTGGTCACCATGGGTGGTGTTGACGCTGCCAACCATACCAGCCTGGTTCTGACAGCCCTGCGGGGGTGCGAGCTCCCGCCTGATCTGAAAATCACGGTTATCCTCGGCCACGGCTCGCCCCATGTCGGCGAGGTTCGCCGTCATGCCGCGAGCCTGCCATGGCAGACCGAGGTACGCTGTGGCGTGGACAACATGGCAGAGCTTATGGCAGGCAGTGACCTGTGTATTGGGGCGGCGGGCAGTACCACCTGGGAGCGCTGCTGTCTGGGGGTGCCGAGCGTGGTGTATGGATCGGCGGCAAATCAACAGGAAATTCTGGCACAGCTGGGAGAGCATGGCGCCTTGCTGGAGGTGCGTTCCATGGAATCGCTGTACACGGTTCTGATGGGGGCAGTGGCGCGGCGTGAAAGCCTGAGCCAGCGGGCACGGGCGCTCTGCGATCAGCTCGGGGGAAGTCGCGTCGCTGACCATCTTGTGCCGGTGCCCTGTGAGCGCCAGGATGTGGTACTGCGCAGAGTGCAATGGAGCGACGCGCGACAGCTGTATGAGTGGCAGATTCACCCCCAGACCCGTCGCCATTCCCGCAACAGCGCTCCGCCGACCTGGCAGGAGCACTGTGAATGGCTGAGGGCCAGGCTGCGCAACCCCTCGAGTTTCATGTATCTGATTGAACAGTCCGGACTGCCCGTAGGCACGGTGCGCATTGATCTGGTCGATAGCTGCCAGGATCTGTATGAAACCTCCATCTCTCTTGATCCTTGCTACTATGGTCAGGGGCTTGCCCAGCAGGCACTGGTTGCCATCAACCGCGCTTTTGCGCAGCTTTCGCTGCTGGCCCATATCAAACCCGAAAATGCTGCTTCCGTGAAACTGTTTTCCCGGTGCGGCTATCGGCAGACGGATGAAACCCATTACCTTCGCGAGGCCCGTCATGACAAATAA
- a CDS encoding sodium:proton antiporter, whose translation MIQFAIFGTTAIILFAMGLYGFFTRPHVFRKILAANIMAVSVFLFLITMAQRHPDHPDPVPHAMVLTGIVVSVSATAFGLSLLRRLNRQEIPPYLDVESTDSAPPRHKSGEET comes from the coding sequence ATGATTCAGTTTGCCATTTTTGGAACGACAGCCATTATTCTCTTTGCCATGGGTCTCTACGGTTTTTTTACCCGCCCCCACGTTTTTCGCAAAATACTGGCGGCAAATATCATGGCCGTTTCGGTATTCCTTTTTCTCATCACCATGGCTCAGCGTCACCCGGATCACCCTGATCCGGTGCCTCACGCCATGGTGCTGACCGGCATTGTTGTCTCGGTCAGCGCTACAGCTTTTGGCCTTTCCCTGCTGCGACGATTGAACCGGCAAGAAATCCCACCATACTTGGACGTAGAATCCACCGATAGTGCCCCCCCCAGGCACAAAAGCGGGGAGGAGACATGA
- a CDS encoding flagellin — protein sequence MSLQPYNHAHSLSSMNSLNIHQTPLKNALERISSGMRINRSSDDASGMAISEKMRSQIHGIDRAIRNSQDGISLIQTAEGALQETSAILQRMRELSVQASNGSLNSGDRQEIQREVDQLRDEIDRISTATEFNTKKLLNGDATAAWKSTDPDRINAVVRDRVATGNYRIDTMARVGQNQILKSNIMALQSGAFAGDILTNGTMLGDVANESGVVGVAAASELRTGMGDERMYKVNVAAASAGAEFVSGMPPEIFSVVGDIGSIMGYYQQPGSQFQVRGTEDTATTTLTTGETVMSSGINMTPGVHGYLEVEFLAGLHFEDEDNGDATVFPEGARVRFIDVKTGNRGEWAFAELNKNDAYLDLDTNSVRGWSTLTSGGQVPVGNIFDATDDEDNRLYFGHGDRVQAGDKMLLSLDAGMNLQGTMTIGAGALKVDERFVDGDIEREIRGAHYVTYTANGLQNMDLEDGNKYLDYYLPQLDETTGALNVGSITLDMRASVDGTMVDELVPVELRGEGQMVSTYTRLEDIEAFVTADGIDTFEHPQRITLYANSRRTDVVLNGHDTVRDMVDKFTHAITHKTDGLAINLDNVAINKHVADFVGRGEGVAESDNAVEGTLLLRSLFNGAQGAISMVADQKVIDSLNLHELQSAKENEYAVEVYDAHRGVQVGSALVADGTMSNVIAGVDVNIEGNIGVYASWNESERTISFEAGRQKTSTYLSIVDTALRFHVGPNDEHSVAMNISQMDARSLGVDNLVMISPESASSAIGSIEKALELVSTERSRLGAIGNRLDHTVDSLSVAEENLQSAESRIRDADIANEISTMTSKQVLSEAARAMLAQGNQLPRGLIQLLNN from the coding sequence ATGAGCCTGCAACCCTATAATCACGCCCACTCACTCAGTTCCATGAATTCCCTCAATATTCATCAGACTCCCCTGAAGAATGCCCTGGAACGCATCTCTTCGGGAATGCGTATTAATCGCTCCTCTGATGATGCTTCTGGCATGGCAATATCGGAAAAGATGCGCAGTCAGATTCACGGCATAGACCGGGCAATTCGTAACTCCCAGGATGGCATATCACTGATCCAGACCGCTGAGGGTGCTCTGCAGGAAACTTCAGCTATTTTACAGCGCATGCGTGAGCTGTCGGTGCAGGCCTCCAACGGTTCTTTGAACTCTGGTGATCGTCAGGAGATACAGCGAGAAGTTGATCAACTTCGCGATGAAATCGATCGCATTTCCACGGCAACGGAGTTTAACACCAAAAAGCTTCTAAACGGCGATGCCACTGCCGCCTGGAAAAGTACCGACCCGGACCGCATCAACGCGGTGGTGCGCGACCGGGTGGCAACGGGTAACTATCGCATCGACACTATGGCTCGGGTGGGTCAGAATCAGATTCTGAAATCCAATATCATGGCGCTGCAATCGGGTGCCTTTGCTGGAGACATTCTCACCAACGGCACTATGTTGGGAGATGTGGCCAACGAGTCCGGTGTGGTAGGAGTGGCTGCTGCCAGCGAATTGCGCACGGGAATGGGTGACGAGCGCATGTACAAGGTCAATGTGGCGGCAGCCAGCGCCGGAGCTGAGTTTGTGTCGGGAATGCCACCGGAAATTTTTTCAGTCGTGGGAGATATCGGCAGTATTATGGGGTACTATCAGCAACCTGGCTCCCAGTTTCAAGTGCGTGGAACAGAGGATACCGCAACGACTACCCTTACCACTGGTGAAACCGTCATGAGTTCCGGGATCAACATGACCCCCGGTGTACACGGATACCTGGAGGTTGAGTTTCTTGCCGGACTTCACTTTGAGGACGAGGACAATGGCGACGCAACGGTGTTTCCTGAGGGGGCGCGGGTTCGCTTTATTGATGTCAAAACCGGCAACCGTGGCGAATGGGCCTTTGCTGAGCTCAACAAAAACGATGCTTATCTGGATCTGGACACCAATAGCGTCAGAGGTTGGAGCACATTGACTTCAGGTGGCCAGGTGCCGGTGGGAAATATTTTCGATGCAACGGATGATGAGGATAATCGCCTCTATTTTGGACATGGAGACCGGGTGCAGGCGGGCGATAAAATGCTCTTGAGCCTGGATGCTGGAATGAACCTTCAGGGTACCATGACCATAGGCGCCGGGGCCTTAAAGGTGGATGAGCGTTTTGTGGATGGCGATATAGAGCGAGAGATCCGTGGTGCCCATTACGTTACCTATACCGCCAACGGCTTGCAGAATATGGACCTGGAAGACGGCAACAAGTACCTTGACTACTACCTTCCCCAACTGGATGAAACAACGGGAGCCCTTAATGTAGGTTCGATTACTCTGGACATGCGAGCCAGCGTGGATGGCACCATGGTGGATGAGCTGGTTCCTGTCGAGCTGAGGGGAGAAGGGCAGATGGTATCGACCTATACCCGTCTGGAGGATATTGAGGCCTTTGTAACTGCTGACGGAATCGACACTTTTGAGCATCCGCAGCGCATAACCCTTTACGCCAACTCCCGTCGCACGGACGTGGTCCTTAATGGTCATGATACGGTTCGGGATATGGTAGACAAGTTCACCCATGCTATCACCCACAAGACGGACGGGTTGGCTATTAATCTTGACAATGTGGCAATAAATAAGCACGTAGCTGATTTTGTCGGGCGTGGAGAAGGAGTTGCGGAAAGTGATAACGCAGTAGAAGGCACCCTGCTGTTGCGCTCCCTTTTTAATGGCGCCCAAGGGGCTATCTCCATGGTGGCTGACCAGAAGGTGATCGACTCCCTGAATCTGCACGAGCTACAGTCTGCCAAAGAAAACGAATACGCGGTAGAAGTCTACGATGCTCACCGGGGCGTACAGGTGGGAAGTGCTCTGGTAGCTGACGGCACTATGTCCAATGTCATCGCCGGTGTAGATGTAAATATTGAAGGTAATATCGGCGTTTACGCCAGCTGGAATGAAAGCGAGCGCACTATAAGCTTTGAGGCAGGTCGACAAAAAACCAGCACCTACCTCTCTATTGTTGACACTGCCCTGCGCTTCCATGTGGGGCCTAACGATGAGCACAGTGTCGCCATGAATATATCCCAAATGGATGCCCGCTCACTGGGAGTGGACAACCTGGTGATGATTTCACCGGAAAGTGCCTCTAGCGCCATTGGAAGTATTGAAAAGGCACTCGAGCTGGTCAGTACGGAACGCTCTCGGCTGGGAGCTATCGGCAACCGTCTGGACCATACTGTGGATAGCCTCAGTGTAGCGGAAGAAAACCTGCAGAGTGCCGAGTCTCGCATTCGGGATGCCGATATTGCCAATGAGATTTCTACTATGACCTCAAAGCAAGTCCTGAGCGAAGCCGCCCGGGCCATGCTGGCCCAGGGCAATCAGTTGCCCCGCGGACTGATTCAGCTACTGAACAATTAG
- a CDS encoding complex I subunit 5 family protein, with protein sequence MSLPLPWSFPSPEAALVWIIFIPILGALLYFLVGRNTPPWLVLSGVFLLWGLALLQITGALTGSEAVQTNLGGWEPPLGIALYADGLSALMLWLTWLAGGGVGLYSLGYWRERTYRQYLFWCAFYILMGSLNALFVSADIFNLYITLELLTFGSIALISLAATTQAFHSGMRYLLYAMVGSIVYLLGVALAYGGAGTLNVFMLGSQMDMGQPYAMLSLVLMSGGLLVKAAIFPLHFWLPPAHSSAPAPVSALLSALVVKGALYLLIRLWFWPYSELSGFAISQILGGLGGAAVIYGSLQALRQDRIKLIVAYSTVAQLGYMMLIFPLLINAAWQGALYQVLSHGVAKAALFLAVGNIIFINGNDRLDGLRSLHPHLSLTLFAFAMAAVSIMGLPPSGGFLAKWLLLQGALEMGQWWWALLMFAGGLLSAGYFFRIFRVTFSRGDSTDKEACQVQASAPRLPLTMSGAPLVLAVIAIGLGFAGVPILHMTGGMP encoded by the coding sequence ATGAGTTTGCCGTTACCTTGGAGCTTTCCAAGCCCGGAAGCGGCTCTGGTCTGGATTATTTTTATTCCCATACTGGGAGCCCTGCTCTACTTTCTGGTTGGGCGCAATACCCCTCCCTGGCTTGTGCTGAGCGGCGTTTTTTTGCTGTGGGGACTGGCCCTTTTGCAAATTACTGGCGCCTTAACCGGCAGCGAGGCCGTGCAGACCAATCTGGGGGGCTGGGAGCCGCCCCTGGGGATTGCCCTTTACGCTGACGGCCTCAGCGCTCTTATGCTCTGGCTTACCTGGCTGGCTGGTGGCGGAGTCGGCCTCTACTCCCTGGGCTACTGGCGAGAGCGCACCTATCGACAATACCTTTTCTGGTGCGCGTTTTACATACTTATGGGATCCCTTAACGCCCTTTTTGTGTCAGCAGACATATTTAACCTCTATATAACCCTGGAGCTACTCACTTTTGGCTCCATCGCCCTTATATCTCTGGCAGCCACTACCCAGGCATTTCACTCTGGCATGCGCTACCTGCTCTACGCCATGGTGGGCTCCATTGTCTACCTGCTGGGGGTAGCTCTGGCCTACGGCGGGGCGGGGACTCTTAATGTATTTATGCTGGGAAGCCAGATGGATATGGGGCAACCCTACGCCATGCTCTCCCTGGTGCTAATGAGCGGCGGGCTCCTGGTAAAGGCCGCCATATTCCCTTTGCACTTTTGGCTGCCTCCGGCCCACTCCAGCGCCCCGGCGCCGGTGAGCGCCCTGCTTTCGGCCCTGGTGGTAAAAGGGGCCCTCTACTTGCTTATACGCCTGTGGTTTTGGCCCTATAGTGAACTTTCGGGATTTGCGATCTCTCAGATACTGGGGGGGCTTGGTGGAGCAGCGGTAATCTACGGTTCGCTCCAGGCTTTGCGCCAGGATCGTATCAAGCTTATTGTTGCCTACTCCACCGTGGCCCAACTTGGCTATATGATGCTTATTTTCCCCTTGCTGATTAATGCCGCCTGGCAAGGTGCTCTTTACCAGGTACTCAGTCACGGCGTAGCCAAAGCCGCTCTCTTCCTTGCGGTAGGCAATATCATCTTTATTAATGGCAATGACCGTCTGGACGGGCTGCGTAGTCTCCATCCCCACCTTTCGCTGACCCTCTTTGCCTTTGCCATGGCAGCGGTCAGTATTATGGGACTTCCTCCCAGTGGAGGATTCCTGGCCAAATGGTTGTTGCTGCAAGGTGCCCTGGAGATGGGGCAATGGTGGTGGGCCCTGCTTATGTTCGCTGGTGGTCTGCTTTCAGCCGGGTACTTCTTTCGAATCTTTCGAGTTACATTCAGCCGGGGAGACTCAACTGACAAGGAAGCCTGCCAGGTACAGGCTTCTGCACCCCGCCTCCCTCTGACCATGAGCGGAGCACCTTTGGTGCTGGCTGTGATTGCCATAGGCCTGGGTTTTGCCGGTGTGCCTATCCTGCACATGACCGGGGGAATGCCGTAA
- a CDS encoding cation:proton antiporter — protein MQAVIAIVLVSLGGAFFFAGTVGLLRFPDVFTRLHALAKADNVGLGFICLGLAVASGSLWVALKIFLIWFLALFASTVSCFLLARYGLYSMTNNGSKERRP, from the coding sequence ATGCAGGCGGTAATTGCCATAGTTCTTGTGAGTTTGGGTGGTGCATTCTTTTTTGCCGGCACTGTTGGTCTGCTGCGTTTCCCCGACGTCTTTACCCGCCTGCATGCTCTTGCCAAGGCTGATAATGTGGGGCTGGGGTTTATCTGCCTGGGGCTCGCGGTGGCTTCCGGCTCACTGTGGGTTGCCCTTAAGATTTTCCTCATCTGGTTTCTGGCTCTCTTTGCTTCTACCGTCTCCTGTTTTCTTTTGGCTCGCTATGGCCTCTACAGCATGACGAACAATGGCTCCAAAGAGAGACGCCCATGA
- a CDS encoding monovalent cation/H+ antiporter complex subunit F gives MNTWFLTMALFLLLNLFAGLLRVFRGPTHADRMLSVELFGTTTVAMLLLLAFAMELPALLDVAMVLVLLATVATVAFVRGTGKLFK, from the coding sequence ATGAACACCTGGTTTCTCACCATGGCCCTTTTCCTGTTACTCAATCTTTTTGCTGGACTGTTGCGGGTTTTCCGCGGCCCCACCCACGCCGATCGCATGCTTTCGGTAGAACTTTTTGGAACCACGACCGTGGCCATGTTGCTGTTGCTGGCTTTTGCCATGGAGCTACCGGCTCTGCTGGACGTGGCCATGGTGCTGGTACTACTGGCCACTGTTGCCACCGTTGCCTTTGTGCGTGGCACGGGGAAACTGTTCAAGTGA
- a CDS encoding Na+/H+ antiporter subunit E yields the protein MTRFTIPFPGLRRVFFYLLLFSFVWAVVSGNQGWEIGALAVVAATLTVLFYPVQLLQVRPLKFISFSIFFFYSSLQSALAVTRIAFHPALPLYPFWMTYRFHLPAGPSRTLFVAIISLLPGTLSADMEESFIRVHTIGADSTATRERLALQLYMLEQRIAKAFGQTVSGDRGEVQREYGL from the coding sequence ATGACCCGCTTCACTATCCCTTTTCCTGGTTTACGTCGAGTATTTTTCTACCTGCTGCTGTTTAGCTTTGTCTGGGCTGTGGTCTCTGGCAATCAAGGTTGGGAAATCGGTGCTTTGGCTGTCGTAGCGGCGACACTTACGGTACTTTTCTACCCGGTGCAGCTCCTGCAAGTGCGACCTCTAAAGTTTATCTCATTCAGTATCTTCTTTTTTTACAGCTCCCTGCAAAGCGCCTTGGCCGTGACCCGTATCGCTTTTCATCCGGCGCTGCCCCTCTATCCTTTTTGGATGACCTATCGTTTTCACTTGCCTGCCGGTCCCTCCCGCACCCTCTTTGTGGCCATTATCAGTTTGCTGCCCGGAACCCTCAGTGCCGATATGGAGGAAAGCTTTATTCGCGTTCACACTATCGGTGCTGACAGTACCGCCACTCGCGAGAGACTGGCCTTGCAGCTGTACATGCTAGAGCAGCGCATTGCCAAAGCCTTTGGGCAGACGGTTTCTGGAGACCGGGGCGAAGTACAAAGGGAGTACGGTTTATGA
- a CDS encoding NAD(P)-dependent oxidoreductase: MTDVFFYEAFAEEAEQLQRFLPNSVSAGFTDRTIQESGDAHPPARVISVRTQSAIPPSWSPHIEAILTRSTGFDHIQRYFWETGQKIAAGYLPLYCNRSVAEQAMLLWMALLRQLPRQMEQFGSFHRDGITGGEAQGRTLMVAGVGNIGHEICRIGSGLGMTVLGVDIDERHDDVLYVSPHEAIQQAHVIVCSMCLTNENRHYFHYDMLRQARPGAVFVNIARGELSPPADLMRALDESILAGVALDVFDEEKELATALRQGSLPVQPTVCQTLELARRSNVIMTPHNAFNTVESVERKSRQSLEQLQHFFATGEFLWPIGRN, from the coding sequence ATGACGGATGTGTTTTTTTACGAAGCCTTTGCTGAAGAGGCCGAGCAATTGCAACGCTTTTTACCTAACAGCGTCAGTGCGGGTTTTACCGATCGAACTATCCAGGAGAGCGGTGACGCCCATCCTCCGGCAAGGGTCATTAGTGTGCGAACCCAGTCGGCCATCCCTCCCTCCTGGAGCCCTCATATCGAAGCCATTCTTACCCGCAGTACGGGTTTTGACCATATCCAGCGCTACTTCTGGGAGACCGGTCAAAAAATCGCAGCCGGATATCTTCCCCTCTACTGTAACCGCTCAGTGGCAGAGCAGGCTATGCTGCTGTGGATGGCACTCCTGCGACAGCTGCCCCGTCAGATGGAGCAATTTGGCTCGTTTCACCGCGACGGCATTACCGGTGGTGAGGCACAGGGACGCACCCTGATGGTGGCAGGAGTAGGGAATATTGGTCATGAAATTTGCCGTATTGGCAGTGGCCTGGGGATGACCGTTTTGGGAGTGGATATTGATGAGCGCCATGACGACGTGCTTTACGTCTCCCCCCACGAGGCTATCCAGCAAGCCCACGTCATTGTTTGCTCCATGTGTCTCACCAATGAAAATCGTCACTACTTCCATTATGACATGCTGCGCCAGGCCAGACCAGGAGCGGTTTTTGTCAATATTGCCCGCGGGGAACTCTCCCCCCCTGCCGACCTGATGAGGGCCCTGGACGAGAGTATTCTGGCGGGAGTTGCCCTGGATGTCTTTGATGAGGAAAAAGAGTTGGCAACGGCCCTGCGGCAAGGCTCACTGCCCGTTCAACCCACGGTATGCCAGACACTGGAGCTTGCCCGCCGATCCAATGTCATCATGACGCCTCACAACGCTTTTAATACGGTTGAGTCAGTGGAGCGTAAGTCCCGGCAAAGCCTAGAGCAGCTGCAGCACTTCTTCGCTACTGGCGAATTTCTCTGGCCCATTGGCCGGAACTGA